A window of Aminivibrio pyruvatiphilus genomic DNA:
ATTATGTGAGGAGGTAGGAAGAATGAGGAGTTTCGGCAGCATTCGGAAGGCAATGGTGTTGGTGTCCCTTGTATGTCTTTTTGCCGTGCCCGCTTTTGCGGCGGATCCGATCCGGATCGGTGAAATTGCGACGGTAACGGGTGACTTCGCCGCTTACGGCGTGGCTGAGGTCGAATCGGTGAAGATCGCCGTGGCGGAAATCAACGCCGCCGGCGGCATCCTCGGCAGGCCGGTGGAAGTCATCATGTACGACTGCCGCACCCGGCAGGAGGACATGGTCAACGCCGCGCGGCGCCTTGTGGAACAGGACAAGGTCAGCGTGGTCATCGGACCCAGCGGAAGCGGCCTGTGCATCGCCGCCGCCCCGGTGTTCAACCGCGGCAAGGTTCCCCACATCGGAACGCTCCCCACGAACCCCCTGGTCACCGTGGACGAGAAGGGGCAGGTCCGCCCCTACAACTTCCGCATCTGCTTCCTTGATCCCTACCAGGGCAAGATGATTGCCCACTTTGCCGCAAGGGACCTCGGAAAGAAGAAGGCGGCGGTGCTTTATGACGTGTCCAGCGACTACTCCCACGGCCTCCGCGAATTCTTCACGAAATCCTTCAAGGAGTACGGCGGAGAGATCGTGGCCGACGAAGGACACCGGGAGCAGGATGTGGACTTCCGCGCCCAGCTTACGGTCATCAAGGATGCCAACCCCGACGTACTCGTGATACCCACCATGGGCAAAGCCCTTCCCCTGGCAGTGAAGCAGGCCCGCGACCTGGGCATCGAAATTCCCATCGTCGGCGGCGACGGCTACGGCGACTTCATGTGGGAGATTGCCGGAGACGCCATGAGGGAGAGCTACTGGGTGAGCCACGTGGACAAGGCCGACCCTGCCCTCGCCGACTTCTTCCGCAAGTACGAAGAGCAGACGGGCACTGAGGCCATGGAGTTCATGAACGCCGTCATGGCATACGACAGCGTCTACTGGGTGAAGGACGCCATCGAGCGGGCCGGCAGCGACGACCCCGTGAAGATCCGGGACGCCCTTGAGGCCACAAAGGGTCTGAAGCTCATGCACGCCACT
This region includes:
- a CDS encoding ABC transporter substrate-binding protein, with translation MRSFGSIRKAMVLVSLVCLFAVPAFAADPIRIGEIATVTGDFAAYGVAEVESVKIAVAEINAAGGILGRPVEVIMYDCRTRQEDMVNAARRLVEQDKVSVVIGPSGSGLCIAAAPVFNRGKVPHIGTLPTNPLVTVDEKGQVRPYNFRICFLDPYQGKMIAHFAARDLGKKKAAVLYDVSSDYSHGLREFFTKSFKEYGGEIVADEGHREQDVDFRAQLTVIKDANPDVLVIPTMGKALPLAVKQARDLGIEIPIVGGDGYGDFMWEIAGDAMRESYWVSHVDKADPALADFFRKYEEQTGTEAMEFMNAVMAYDSVYWVKDAIERAGSDDPVKIRDALEATKGLKLMHATLTMDEFHNPKDKDGIMLASDIATKKAVFFKKVKPE